A region of Paractinoplanes abujensis DNA encodes the following proteins:
- a CDS encoding PQQ-dependent sugar dehydrogenase: MRALPALVAVLALAACGTTADPAEPGPAPAPPSAAAEGGPDTIATGIDVPWGLAFLPGGDALIAERDSGRILRVAAGGGPPEPVYEVPGVAAGGEGGLLGLATSDDWVYAYFTAAGDNRIVRFRLEGSAQPEVIFDGIAKAGNHNGGRIAFGPDDMLYVGTGDAGDTSSSQNADSPNGKILRLTPEGEPAPGNPTAGSPVYSLGHRNVQGLAWDSRDRLFATEFGQNDVDEVNLIEPGKNYGWPDVEGEGDTAGGRYTNPLVTWPTSEASPSGLAIAGSTLYAAGLRGERLWTIPIEGAGLGEPRAILDGEHGRLRTVEVAPDGSLWVTTSNTDGRGDERDGDDRILRLTPGQNGA, encoded by the coding sequence TTGCGAGCACTCCCCGCCCTGGTCGCGGTGCTGGCCCTGGCCGCCTGCGGCACCACCGCCGACCCGGCCGAACCCGGCCCGGCCCCCGCACCCCCGAGCGCCGCGGCGGAAGGCGGCCCGGACACGATCGCCACCGGCATCGACGTGCCGTGGGGTCTGGCCTTCCTCCCCGGCGGCGACGCCCTGATCGCCGAGCGTGACAGCGGGCGCATCCTGCGTGTCGCCGCGGGCGGCGGGCCACCCGAGCCCGTGTACGAGGTCCCGGGTGTCGCCGCCGGCGGTGAGGGCGGCCTGCTCGGCCTCGCGACCAGCGACGACTGGGTCTACGCGTACTTCACGGCGGCCGGTGACAACCGGATCGTCCGCTTCCGGCTGGAGGGCAGCGCCCAGCCCGAGGTGATCTTCGACGGAATCGCCAAGGCGGGCAACCACAACGGCGGCCGCATCGCGTTCGGCCCGGACGACATGCTCTACGTCGGCACCGGCGACGCGGGCGACACCAGCAGTTCGCAGAACGCCGACAGCCCCAACGGCAAGATCCTGCGGCTGACCCCGGAGGGCGAACCGGCGCCGGGCAACCCGACGGCCGGCTCCCCGGTCTACAGCCTCGGCCATCGCAACGTACAGGGTCTGGCCTGGGACAGTCGGGATCGGCTGTTCGCGACCGAGTTCGGGCAGAACGACGTCGACGAGGTCAACCTCATCGAGCCGGGCAAGAACTACGGCTGGCCCGACGTCGAGGGCGAGGGCGACACCGCGGGCGGCCGCTACACGAACCCGCTGGTCACCTGGCCGACCAGCGAGGCCTCCCCGTCGGGCCTGGCCATCGCGGGGAGCACGCTCTACGCGGCCGGGCTGCGCGGCGAGCGGCTGTGGACGATCCCGATCGAGGGCGCCGGCCTGGGCGAGCCGCGCGCGATCCTCGACGGCGAGCACGGCCGGCTCCGTACGGTCGAGGTCGCCCCGGACGGCTCGCTCTGGGTGACCACGTCGAACACGGACGGCCGGGGTGACGAGCGCGACGGCGACGACCGCATCCTGCGTCTCACGCCCGGGCAAAACGGAGCGTGA
- a CDS encoding HAD family hydrolase — translation MTLDALIFDFDGLIMDTESTLLESWRWEWRQHGLELPAEGFFAAHGGPVPERYEALAAAVGAGYDRQASHERRNAYRQRLHETLPPAPGIRDWFDQAAELELRLAVASSSDEQWVHGHLARAGLLSRIEVTACGNEVAGHKPDPAVYLLALQRLGLGADRALAFEDTPHGVAAARAAGLRCVAVPNAFVAADRFGRADLVLTSAADIALAALIDKIS, via the coding sequence GTGACTCTCGATGCGCTGATCTTCGACTTCGACGGCCTGATCATGGACACCGAATCGACACTGCTCGAAAGCTGGCGCTGGGAGTGGCGGCAGCACGGGCTCGAGCTGCCCGCGGAGGGCTTCTTCGCGGCGCACGGCGGGCCGGTCCCGGAGCGCTACGAGGCCCTGGCCGCGGCGGTCGGCGCCGGCTACGACCGCCAGGCCAGCCATGAGCGACGCAATGCGTACCGGCAGCGCCTGCACGAGACACTGCCGCCGGCGCCGGGGATCCGCGACTGGTTCGACCAGGCGGCGGAGTTGGAGCTGCGGCTCGCGGTAGCCAGCAGTTCGGACGAGCAATGGGTGCACGGCCACCTCGCCCGGGCCGGGCTGCTGAGCCGGATCGAGGTCACGGCATGCGGCAACGAGGTGGCCGGGCACAAGCCCGATCCGGCTGTCTACCTGCTGGCGCTGCAACGCCTGGGCCTCGGAGCGGACCGGGCGCTCGCGTTCGAGGACACCCCGCACGGCGTCGCCGCAGCCCGGGCCGCCGGACTGCGCTGCGTGGCCGTCCCGAACGCGTTCGTCGCGGCCGACCGGTTCGGGCGGGCCGATCTGGTGCTCACGAGCGCGGCCGACATCGCCCTGGCGGCACTGATCGACAAGATTTCGTGA
- the dacB gene encoding D-alanyl-D-alanine carboxypeptidase/D-alanyl-D-alanine endopeptidase, with the protein MIRVRATATLTAALSLVAQPALTPPAPVLAAPDLPREPTCIAKTIDDVLADPVLAGSQAGVVVADARTGTTLVDRRGTRRLLPASNAKLFTSAAALDVLGPGHRFVTEARASGVRRGSSVTGDVYLRGSGDPVLSPGDLDTLARDVAATGLREITGDLVADDTSFDAQRLGLEWAWDDEKDPGAAPISALTLAPDDNYLAGTVAVKAVPASVDNQPARLTVSPPSRLLRVVNRTTTAGNAPGIEVTRGHGTNVLTVTGRVVRGAPPVTAAVTVWDPAALVADVFRTALARHGVRVKGRTVTGKATPAQAPVLARHTGRPLRELMKPLLKRSNNAMAEQLVKAIGAQAAGSGTWPAGTNAVAAYLARRGVATDTMRLVDGSGLSRRNLVPPAVIARFLLAVRSEPWFPLWYDALPVAGRPGPLAGGTLRERMRGTPAAGNVHAKTGTLTGASALSGYVTGPDHRPLVFSAIVNNQLSPSVTPLLDRIAVALASCPQGPESVGAAL; encoded by the coding sequence ATGATCCGCGTACGAGCCACCGCCACGCTCACGGCGGCGCTCTCCCTGGTGGCGCAGCCCGCCCTCACGCCACCCGCGCCCGTTCTCGCCGCACCCGATCTGCCCCGGGAGCCGACCTGCATCGCGAAGACAATTGATGACGTCCTGGCCGACCCGGTGCTCGCCGGTTCGCAAGCCGGTGTCGTGGTGGCCGACGCGCGGACCGGCACGACGCTGGTCGACCGCCGAGGCACGCGCCGCCTGCTGCCCGCGTCCAACGCGAAGCTGTTCACCTCGGCCGCGGCCCTGGACGTCCTCGGCCCCGGGCATCGGTTCGTGACGGAGGCCAGGGCTTCCGGCGTACGGCGCGGCAGCTCCGTCACCGGTGACGTCTACCTGCGCGGCAGCGGCGACCCGGTGCTCTCCCCCGGCGACCTCGACACGCTGGCCCGGGACGTGGCCGCGACCGGGCTCCGCGAGATCACCGGCGACCTGGTGGCCGACGACACCTCCTTCGACGCGCAACGGCTCGGGCTGGAATGGGCGTGGGACGACGAGAAGGACCCCGGTGCGGCCCCGATCTCGGCGCTCACGCTCGCGCCGGACGACAACTATCTGGCCGGAACGGTGGCCGTCAAGGCCGTTCCGGCGTCTGTGGACAACCAGCCGGCTCGTCTCACGGTCAGCCCGCCGAGCCGGCTACTGAGGGTCGTCAACCGGACGACTACGGCCGGCAACGCGCCAGGCATCGAAGTGACGCGTGGCCACGGCACGAACGTGCTCACCGTCACCGGCCGGGTCGTGAGGGGCGCCCCGCCGGTAACCGCAGCGGTCACCGTGTGGGACCCGGCCGCCCTGGTGGCTGACGTCTTCCGTACGGCGCTGGCCCGTCACGGCGTACGGGTCAAGGGCCGGACCGTGACGGGGAAGGCCACCCCGGCCCAGGCGCCGGTGCTCGCACGGCACACCGGACGCCCGCTCCGGGAGCTGATGAAACCGCTGCTCAAACGGTCCAACAACGCCATGGCGGAGCAGCTGGTCAAGGCGATCGGAGCACAGGCCGCCGGATCCGGCACGTGGCCTGCGGGCACCAACGCGGTCGCCGCCTACCTGGCCCGGCGGGGAGTCGCCACGGACACGATGCGACTGGTCGACGGTTCCGGCCTGTCCCGGCGCAACCTCGTGCCGCCCGCCGTGATCGCCCGATTCCTGCTGGCGGTCCGGTCCGAGCCCTGGTTCCCGCTCTGGTACGACGCCCTGCCCGTGGCCGGCCGCCCCGGCCCGCTCGCCGGGGGCACCCTCCGCGAGCGCATGCGCGGCACGCCCGCCGCCGGCAACGTGCACGCCAAGACCGGCACGCTCACCGGCGCCTCGGCGCTGTCCGGATATGTGACCGGCCCCGATCACCGTCCGCTGGTCTTCTCCGCGATCGTCAACAACCAGCTGTCACCGTCAGTCACGCCGTTGCTCGACCGGATCGCCGTCGCGCTGGCGAGTTGTCCACAGGGGCCGGAAAGTGTCGGGGCGGCCTTGTAA
- a CDS encoding fibronectin type III domain-containing protein codes for MAFGKVRVRGAIIATTAAALLGSGMIYFAAQSSAETTTGAAPVRALFTPAPTVGKAVTFTVTGQVGGTALVEWSEVEATPGATFTGYTVWFQGHYLPAKPIPGQTPVPSPTPTPGPPKPDALQSLPITARSATFTGLDPDREYSVFVVAQGPQGQTPAAPAALHVPNTGWNSAPVTVVYGSAVTLSGTTPRAGETVAIERRASGTAAWTKVGSVRSDANLRWGLATKPAETTAYRVTYAGSQNYWGATMTKTVTVRYLVSVKVSTTKPKPNQKVTISGAVRPIKAGVKVSLQRKSGATWVTIAGSTVKPDGSYAIGKTFAKGTWPLRVIATGGTTLAYGTSGQVTLSVR; via the coding sequence ATGGCGTTCGGGAAAGTCCGCGTCCGCGGCGCGATCATCGCAACGACGGCGGCCGCTCTGCTCGGCTCCGGAATGATCTACTTCGCCGCGCAGTCCTCGGCGGAGACCACCACGGGCGCGGCGCCGGTCCGGGCGCTGTTCACCCCGGCGCCCACGGTCGGGAAGGCGGTCACCTTCACCGTCACCGGCCAGGTGGGCGGGACGGCCCTCGTCGAGTGGTCCGAGGTCGAGGCCACTCCGGGCGCCACGTTCACCGGCTACACGGTGTGGTTCCAGGGCCACTACCTGCCGGCCAAGCCGATTCCGGGCCAGACCCCCGTGCCGTCGCCCACCCCGACGCCGGGACCGCCGAAGCCCGACGCGTTGCAGAGCCTGCCGATCACCGCCCGGTCGGCCACGTTCACCGGCCTCGACCCCGACCGTGAGTATTCGGTGTTCGTCGTGGCGCAGGGCCCGCAGGGGCAGACCCCGGCCGCGCCGGCCGCTCTGCACGTGCCGAACACGGGGTGGAACTCGGCGCCGGTGACGGTGGTGTACGGCTCCGCGGTGACCCTCAGCGGCACCACGCCGCGCGCCGGCGAGACCGTCGCGATCGAGCGCCGCGCCTCCGGCACCGCGGCCTGGACCAAGGTCGGGTCGGTCCGCAGCGACGCGAACCTTCGCTGGGGCCTGGCCACCAAGCCGGCCGAGACGACCGCCTACCGGGTGACGTACGCGGGTTCGCAGAACTATTGGGGCGCGACGATGACCAAGACGGTCACCGTGCGCTACCTGGTTTCGGTCAAGGTGAGCACCACCAAGCCGAAGCCGAACCAGAAGGTCACGATCAGCGGCGCCGTCCGCCCGATCAAGGCCGGCGTCAAGGTCAGCCTGCAGCGCAAGTCCGGCGCCACCTGGGTCACGATCGCCGGCAGCACCGTCAAGCCCGACGGCTCGTACGCGATCGGGAAGACCTTCGCCAAGGGCACCTGGCCCTTGCGCGTCATCGCCACCGGCGGCACGACTCTGGCCTACGGCACGAGCGGCCAGGTCACCCTCAGCGTCCGGTAA
- a CDS encoding sigma-70 family RNA polymerase sigma factor — translation MADHGGFEDFYTGTRHRLVTYLYAMTGDRAEAQDAAQEAYVRAWQRWTTVSGYDDPEAWLRTVAFRLCANHWRKAKNRLRAYVRHGPTADAPPPHADSVALITALKQLTVGERQAIILHHLLDLPVAEVAAQTGVPVNTVKTRLARGRRALAGLLDEEYDHA, via the coding sequence GTGGCCGATCACGGCGGCTTCGAGGATTTCTACACGGGCACCCGCCATCGGCTCGTGACCTACCTGTACGCGATGACCGGCGACCGCGCCGAGGCCCAGGACGCGGCGCAGGAGGCGTACGTCCGGGCGTGGCAGCGATGGACGACGGTGTCCGGATACGACGACCCCGAGGCGTGGCTGCGCACAGTGGCGTTCCGGTTGTGCGCGAATCATTGGCGCAAGGCGAAGAACCGGCTCCGGGCGTACGTACGGCACGGGCCCACGGCCGACGCGCCGCCGCCGCACGCCGACTCGGTCGCCCTGATCACGGCGCTCAAGCAGCTCACCGTGGGCGAACGGCAAGCGATCATCCTGCACCACCTGCTGGACTTGCCCGTCGCCGAGGTCGCGGCGCAGACCGGCGTTCCCGTCAACACGGTCAAGACCCGGCTCGCGCGTGGCCGGCGGGCGCTGGCCGGGCTGCTGGACGAGGAGTACGACCATGCCTGA
- a CDS encoding calcium-binding protein, whose amino-acid sequence MKRAWIPGVGLTVVAVGAAGWFALPAEAATAGLASVTSSTVVQYAAASKVVNNVVITRSGRTITIDDRVAVRAGKGCAAVKGDSTKVRCTTTGTPGQVRVFTYDGNDTVVNDTNVPLTANGGPGSDRITGGSAADYIMGDVLGAAGSGNDAIWGLGGDDKLFGGSGDDAISGGDGNDSVNWPTSFDPGLGHDRVYGGNGDDFLLGGANNDQLSGGPGNDTLQSGSGSDRIEGGPGRDHLDGGADLAPDVMLGGPDEDTVAYLGRTKPLHVSLDGVSGDDGEAGERDTLGADVENINGGKGDDVLIGNALVNRIMGLNGNDTIRGGAGNDEVGGGDGADKVYGEAGDDVLTAGEEWEGAPNAAVDLLDGGPHGSIGDRCIAPEGDTMVNCELFGMRRD is encoded by the coding sequence ATGAAACGGGCCTGGATCCCGGGTGTGGGACTGACGGTGGTGGCGGTCGGCGCGGCCGGGTGGTTCGCGCTGCCGGCCGAGGCGGCGACGGCCGGGCTGGCCTCGGTCACGTCGAGCACCGTGGTGCAGTACGCGGCCGCGTCCAAGGTGGTCAACAACGTCGTGATCACCCGGTCGGGCCGCACGATCACGATCGACGACCGGGTCGCGGTGCGTGCGGGCAAGGGGTGCGCGGCGGTGAAGGGCGACTCGACGAAGGTGCGCTGCACCACGACGGGCACGCCGGGCCAGGTGCGCGTGTTCACGTACGACGGGAACGACACGGTCGTCAACGACACGAACGTGCCGCTGACGGCGAACGGCGGGCCCGGCAGCGACCGCATCACCGGTGGCTCGGCCGCCGACTACATCATGGGTGACGTGCTGGGCGCGGCCGGCTCCGGCAACGACGCCATCTGGGGCCTGGGCGGCGACGACAAACTCTTCGGCGGCAGCGGCGACGATGCGATCTCCGGCGGCGACGGCAACGACTCGGTCAACTGGCCCACCAGCTTCGACCCGGGCCTCGGCCACGACCGGGTCTACGGCGGCAACGGGGACGACTTCCTGCTCGGCGGGGCGAACAACGACCAGCTGTCCGGCGGGCCGGGCAACGACACCCTGCAGTCCGGCTCGGGCAGCGACCGGATCGAGGGCGGTCCCGGCCGGGACCACCTCGACGGCGGGGCCGATCTGGCGCCCGACGTGATGCTGGGCGGTCCCGACGAGGACACCGTGGCCTACCTCGGCCGCACCAAGCCGTTGCACGTCAGCTTGGACGGGGTGAGCGGCGACGACGGTGAGGCCGGCGAGCGGGACACGCTGGGAGCCGACGTGGAGAACATCAACGGCGGCAAGGGCGACGACGTGCTGATCGGCAACGCCCTCGTCAACCGGATCATGGGTCTGAACGGCAACGACACGATCCGCGGGGGTGCCGGGAACGACGAGGTGGGCGGCGGCGACGGCGCCGACAAGGTGTACGGCGAGGCGGGCGACGACGTGCTGACCGCCGGCGAGGAGTGGGAAGGCGCGCCCAACGCGGCCGTCGACCTGCTGGACGGCGGCCCGCACGGCTCGATCGGCGACCGGTGCATCGCCCCCGAGGGCGACACGATGGTCAACTGCGAGCTTTTCGGCATGCGACGCGACTGA
- a CDS encoding serine hydrolase domain-containing protein — protein MPSNRPDLLPETARALRHRLATAQVSARAPSVVAAVVRDGGPVWVEGWGDVDGVTPGGDVQYRIGSITKTFVTVLVLRLRDEGRLALTDRLDEHLPGTAIGDATIGALLAHTAGLAAEPPGPWWERSPGSLRPSPADVLPDDPRVFTPGDRFHYSNPGFAVLGALVERLRGEEWTAVLAREILEPLGMTRTGVRPSAPHASGYAVHPWADVLLPEPVQDYGPMGPAGELWSTADDLCRFAVFLLDGDERVLGAESRALLRFPSSAPEATVWHSSYGLGTQLLRRGDRLLSGHTGSVPGFVATVWVSPDDGLGAVLLANTTAGLPAGTVTADLLDVVAEREPRIPAPWTPLAEVDPAVLDLAGPWYWGPAPHVLRPTADGGLDLGPLTSGGGRGARFRPAGDGAWVGLNGYFAGERLTVQRDPQGVVTHLDVGTFVFTRHPYDPAAPIPGGLDGSSWQAAPSKEA, from the coding sequence ATGCCATCGAACCGCCCGGATCTGCTGCCCGAGACCGCCCGCGCCCTGCGCCACCGCTTGGCCACCGCCCAAGTGTCGGCGCGGGCGCCGTCGGTCGTGGCCGCCGTGGTGCGCGACGGCGGACCCGTCTGGGTCGAGGGCTGGGGCGATGTCGACGGCGTCACCCCCGGCGGCGACGTGCAATACCGGATCGGCTCGATCACCAAGACGTTCGTGACCGTGCTGGTGCTGCGCCTGCGCGACGAGGGCCGGCTCGCCCTCACCGACCGGCTCGACGAGCACCTGCCCGGCACGGCCATCGGTGACGCCACGATCGGCGCCCTGCTGGCCCACACCGCCGGTCTCGCCGCCGAACCGCCCGGCCCGTGGTGGGAACGGTCGCCCGGCTCGCTGCGCCCTTCGCCGGCCGACGTGTTGCCGGACGATCCTCGAGTTTTCACGCCCGGCGACCGCTTCCACTACTCCAATCCGGGCTTCGCTGTTCTCGGCGCTCTCGTCGAGCGGCTACGGGGCGAGGAGTGGACCGCGGTGCTGGCGCGCGAAATCCTGGAGCCACTGGGCATGACCCGCACGGGTGTGCGGCCGTCGGCGCCGCACGCGTCGGGCTATGCCGTGCACCCGTGGGCCGACGTGCTGCTGCCCGAGCCGGTTCAGGACTACGGCCCGATGGGCCCGGCCGGCGAGCTGTGGTCCACAGCCGACGACCTGTGCCGGTTCGCCGTGTTCCTGCTCGACGGCGACGAGCGCGTGCTGGGCGCGGAGTCGCGTGCGCTGTTGCGCTTCCCGTCCTCGGCCCCCGAGGCCACGGTCTGGCATTCCTCGTACGGTCTGGGCACCCAGCTGCTGCGCCGGGGCGATCGGCTGCTGTCGGGTCACACCGGTTCGGTGCCCGGCTTCGTCGCCACGGTCTGGGTCAGCCCCGACGACGGACTCGGCGCCGTGCTGCTGGCCAACACGACCGCGGGCCTGCCCGCCGGCACGGTGACGGCCGACCTGCTCGACGTCGTGGCCGAGCGCGAGCCCCGCATCCCCGCCCCCTGGACACCCCTGGCCGAGGTCGATCCGGCAGTGCTGGATCTGGCCGGCCCCTGGTACTGGGGTCCGGCCCCGCACGTCCTGCGGCCCACCGCCGACGGCGGCCTCGATCTGGGCCCGCTGACGAGCGGCGGCGGTCGCGGCGCTCGTTTCCGCCCAGCGGGGGACGGCGCGTGGGTCGGCCTGAACGGCTACTTCGCCGGCGAGCGCCTGACGGTGCAGCGCGACCCGCAGGGCGTGGTCACCCATCTCGACGTGGGCACCTTCGTCTTCACCCGGCACCCCTACGACCCGGCCGCTCCGATCCCGGGCGGCCTCGACGGGTCCTCCTGGCAAGCAGCGCCGAGCAAGGAGGCCTGA